A window of the Xylocopa sonorina isolate GNS202 unplaced genomic scaffold, iyXylSono1_principal scaffold0080, whole genome shotgun sequence genome harbors these coding sequences:
- the LOC143432368 gene encoding histone-lysine N-methyltransferase SETMAR-like produces MKKPNIIVNEMNLQKYRKIHIPKDDNLRHTWKKQIECIIGIMLFFFRKGKNATQAANKICAVYGEDAVAERTMRKWFPRFKAGNFDLEDQERPGRPSTTDEDMIKTEIENNPCSTLPWLCKPSRCMGSTLINGEKSVGPHLHLRLALQEQTPFLKQLVTGNEKWIIYKNAQPKRSLKNAMNHL; encoded by the exons ATGAAGAAACCGAATATTATTGTCAATGAAATG AATTTGCAAAAGTACCGAAAAA TACATATTCCAAAAGATGATAACCTCCGCCATACTTGGAAAAAG CAAATAGAATGCATTATTGGCATAATGCTTTTCTTTTTCCGAAAGGGTAAAAATGCTACACAGGCGGCAAACAAGATATGCGCTGTTTATGGCGAAGATGCTGTAGCTGAAAGAACTATGCGGAAGTGGTTTCCTCGGTTTAAAGCTGGAAATTTCGACCTTGAAGATCAAGAACGCCCAGGTAGGCCGTCCACCACAGACGAAGATATGATTAAAACAGAAATCGAGAATAACCCGTGCTCAACATTAC CTTGGCTATGTAAACCGTCTCGATGTATGGGTTCCACACTAATTAACGGAGAAAAATCTGTCGGCCCGCATCTCCATTTGCGACTTGCTTTACAAGAGCAGACACCATTTCTGAAGCAATTAGTGACGGGGAATGAAAAATGGATAATTTATAAAAACGCTCAGCCTAAAAGGTCGTTGAAAAACGCGATGAACCATCTTTAG